GGGAGCTAGCAGCTTCGTTCCGGCCCCCGGTCGATGCCTCGTTCGCGGTCGCGTTCGGGTTGGCGGTGTCGGCGCTGGCTCGTCGTTGCCCGGTGGATCGCGTCTGCTCGCGCTGCCTCGATCCCTGGCTCGGCAGCGCTGACTTCCATCACGTCGCGCGTGAGGATCTGATCGACCGACAGCCCGTGCTCGACGTCGCGGGCGATGCGGGCCAGGCGCCGTTCTCGCGCGTCGTGTTCGACTTGGACGGCTGGCATGTCCGGCCGTCGATAGGTATGGGTTCTGTTCTGCGGGTCGTAACCGGTGTCGCGCCCGTCACGGACAGCGTGGAACCGGTCGAGGTCGAGTCCTGCGGTTTTGTCCGGCGTGAAGAGAAGCCGCTCGGCTCGGCGCCGAGCTTGCTCGATCGCCAAATCTCGCTCGGGCCCTGCCCGGACGAAACGCTGCTCCACCGCCCGCACATGCTCGACACCGAGTTCCCGCACTCGGGCGTTGTGCTCATTCGAGATCTCGCGCCACCGCCCCCGCTCGACCTCGCGGCCGATCAGCTCGAGATCGGTCACGACATCCCGGCGGCGCAGTTCGCGCTGCTCTTCCTTGACCTGTTCCACCGTGCGCAACTGCTCCTCCGACAGCTGTATGCCCAAGGAGCGCAGCAAAGTGCGCTCGTTCTTGCGCTCGGCTTCCCGGATTTTGTCGAGCTTCTTAATCAGTTGTTCGTGCTTCTTCGCCAGCGCTTCGGTGTCGATCGGCTCTCCGGCCTCGGCTCGCTCGGCGATCTGCTGGACCTGTTCCCGCACCTGGGCACTGTGGTGATCGCGCTGCCCCGCCAACTCCTTGCGAGCCTCGAGCGCCTTGACAAATACTTGGTCACGACCGCGGCCCCTCTGCTTCCGGACCTGCTCACGTGCCTTCTCGGCGACGCCGGGTAGCTCGAGTTGCTGCCCTCGCTCCAACTGCCTGCCCAGGGCCCAGATCTCGCGCGCGTCCGCCCGCGAAACGATCTGGTGGGTGAAGCTGTTCGGGAAATCCCGCTTCAGATTGTCGATCAATTTCTGCGCGCTCGGCGAGATGCGTTCTCCTGCAACAGAACGCAGCAGGAGATGATCTACTTTGCCATCCCTGAGCAGTTCGTAGTCACGCTCGAGTTGGTCTTCGTCCTTGACTCCTCGGATCTCGCCCGACTTCTCCTCGATTGCCTGCACTGGCCCGGTTGCGGGGTTTCCCCGCTGCTTGTCGTATCGGCGCCTAGTGCCGGATCTATCGCGCAGTTCTCGAGCTCGCGAGGGCCTAGAATAGCCATTCTCGTGATCGCGGAAGAACCGGTCCGCCCCATTTTCCCATACCCGGCCCCGCATATTGTTTTCAACATCGTCACGATCTCTGTCGTAGCCGTCACGAGACATGGCTCGCCCCCCGGAGAAAACCCAATCGATTCGACGCCGCTGGTCAGCGCCTATCGCCTACTGGTACCGGAAACCCTCTCGAATTCGTCGCGCATCTGGTCGGTCAGCAGCGAGAAGCCGTCGCCGAACTCTGCATGACGGACAACAGTCCGCATCAGCGCCCAGGCCGTAAAAACCTCGTCCTCGTCATCCTCCCCTACCCATCGAAGTGCTGGATTCACGTCGCGATAAAAAGGATGGACGCCGCCGTTCAACGCGAGGTCGAACCACTCCGCCCGCGCGTACTTGATATAGCATTCGCCGAGAAAGCAGACGAAAGCGTCTATCGTTTCGAGATTCTCGGGCTTTTCGAGCGCTTCCTCGTCGGGGAAGAGTTCGGTGAGCAGAGCGTCGAGCCGAACTACTTCCGGCGAATCGCTCTCCCACGGCTGGGCCGGCAGGCCGACAATTCCCGCATGCTCCATGAACTTGCTCGCTTGGGCGGCGCGGCGTTCAGGGGAGACCCATTTCCCCCATGCGGTCTGCTCGACTTCGAAGTCCAATCTCAACTGCTCGTCAGGTCTCACATCTACCCCTTACCGATGAAGAACTCTGGTCACTTCGTTATCGAACCCAGAAAGTACCGACGGCCGCCAATCCCGCTATCGGCCCGCCTGGCCGGCCGGGTACGGCCATCCTTTCACGACGGCGATGGCGGCATCCGAAACTCGCTGACCTCCTTGGGGTCAGCATCCCGCCCCTCGCCGATGCTCGTCTCCGATCTGAACCCGACGGAGCCACCGGGGCCGGGTGCAGCTTGTCACTTCCTCGGCGAAGACTTTGGCGACGTCCGGGTGGGCTCGGTAGTACTGAGCCCTCGTCACAGCGATACCTCGACGACGGACGAGCCAGGACGGCCCGGCGCGCGAAGCCCGTCATCGTGTGATCGATCGCCACGGGAACGCGTTGCGGCAATACGTCGTTCATGGTTTTCTCCTTGCGTGTGCAGGGCGAGGGGAAGCGCCACTGCTGCCGAGGTCGTGGCATTCAGTATCGAGGCGGGATCGCGGCACTGGAACTGTCTCCTCGGCGCATTGCACTGACGTTTCACTGACGTTCGGTGCCGGACCGACGGTCGGGTTCGGTCTGCGGTGCGACACTGACGGCATGGAATTGAACGGGTCGCCGGTCACCCAGACCGATCTCGCCGCACTGGCGTTGATCGGGTACGGGCACTTCACCTCCATGCGCGTCGAGCGCGGTGGCGCGGTGCGCGGGCTCAGCCAGCACCTGGAGCGGCTGGTCCGCGACTGCCGGACGGTCTTCGACAGCGACCTGGATCCCGACCGGGTCCGCGCGCTCGTCCGACAGGCCCTGCCCGCCGAGACCGACGGCGCGTTCGTGGTACGGGTGACGGTATTCGACCCGCACCTGCCATTGGGCAACCCCGGTGCCGACGCCGCTCCGCAGATCCTGGTGACCTGGCGCCACGGGCAGGTCGGGCCACTGGCACCGCTGAGGCTGCGGTCGGCGGTCTACACCCGTGACCTGCCGCGGACCAAGCACGTCGGATTGTTCGGCGCGCTACATCAACGTCGCCTCGCTCAACGCGACGGATTCGACGACGTGCTGTTCACCGCGCCCGACGGCACGATCAGCGAGATCGCAACATCCAACATCGGCGTACTCGTCGATGGCCAGCTGATCTGGCCGCAGGCCGATGTCCTGCCCGGAGTCACGATGCGACTGCTCGGCCAAACCCTCGACGCAGAAGTCATCTCCAAGCCGATCACCCTGGCAGACCTGGCACACGTCGACGGAGCGGTCGCGACCAACGCCGCAGTGGGAGTCCGTGCGATCAGCCGCATCGACGACGCCGACATTCCCGTCGACCACGCCGCTGTCGACCGGCTGCGCACAGAATACGAATCCATTCCGGCCCAGCAGATTTGAGCCACGCCAACGCCTACCGCTGACTAGGGTTGACGCCGACCGCTCGGAGAGAGGAGCACTGCGGCGATGGCGATTGTGGTCCGCACGTGGACCGGAGCCGAGGCACGCGCGCTGCGCGCCGCGCGGCGCATGAGTCTCACCGATTTCGCCGCCCATCTCGGTGTGAACCCGCGTCTGCTGTCTCGATGGGAGGCCGGCGGGACAGCGATCCGGCCGAGGCCGGTCAACCAAGCCGCCCTCGACACCGTGCTCAACCAATTGGCCGCTGACGAGCTCGCCCGCTTCGTCGAAGCGATCTCGCCGGACGCACTCAGCGACGCCCGCGACCCCGACGTCCCCGAACAGCCCACCACCATCCGTCACCCCGCCGACGGCAAACTGATGGCCCGGATCCCGGAAGGTATTTACCTCGCCGGACAGCAGAACCAGCCGGTCTGGCTCGCTGGCTACTGGATGGACGTCTTCCCGACCACCAACGCCGACTACGCCCGCTTCGTCGCCGCGCAGGACCACCCCGCCCCCCGCCACTGGCATGGCCAGACCCCGCCCCCCGAACTCGGCGACCACCCCGTCGTCTGGGTCAGCTGGACCGACGCGACCGCCTACGCCCGATGGGCCTGCAAATCGCTGCCCACCGCCGCTCAATGGGAGAAGGCCGCGCGCGGCACCCGTGGCAACACCTGGCCATGGGGCAACCAATCAACACCGGCCAAATGCAACATCCGAGGCTCCGGCCCGGGTACCACGACCCCCGTAGCCACCTACGCCAGCGGCGTCAGCCCCTACGGCGTCTACGACATGGTCGGCAACACCTGGGAATGGACGGCCACCGAAACCACCACCGGCCGCTACCAGCTCAAAGGCAGCGCCTACACCAGCCCGTTCGACCGCGGCGAACCCGCAGGCTTCAACGACGCCGCCAACACGATGCTCGACGACGACACCGGATTCCGTTGCGCCACAGAAGATGCGGCGATCAAAATGCCTTGAAACCGATTCCGCCGACGCGGTGAACTCGACGTCGACTACGACGTCGTCCACACTGTGGCCTCACAGCAACTCGATCCGCAGCGTGCGCCCAGTCGGCCCCGCACCCACAATCAGGACAGGATCAGCGGAGGGGAAGCTGGCCAGCGACGCCGGTGATCGCGCGCTGCACGCGTTCGAGGTGGGTGAGATCCGGCGCGATAACCGCGTGCGCGCCTTGTACATGGCCGCGTTGGCTGATGCCGGCTGACGATCGGGGATACCGACCGGGCCGCTGCGGCAGCCGAGGAGGCGTTGGCTCCGGCGACTCCGGTAGGACGTGCGTACTCGGGTGGCAGCGGCGCAGCCCCCTATTCCGGTGCGCCTGTAGAACCCGGAGCCGACCGTCATGCCCGTACCCCCAAGCGAAACCGGCAATCGCGAACCAGACGGTTCCCATCTCGACGACCTCGAAGCCGGCACTCCGTGGTGGGTTGTCACTCGAGTCGCCGACCTGATCACCGCAACACAGCGCTATCCGCGGCGATGGGGAATCACCGCACCGACACCGCCTGAACAGTGATCACGCTCGGATACGCCCTCGCGGTCGGCCTGCCACTGACCGTGCTCATCCTGACGGTGGTGCTGCCCGATCGCCGAGACAAGCGATGAAACCGTCCTTGTTCCGAGAGGCTGGAACTCGAGCTACGCGAACAGGTTCCGTACGAACGGCAGGCTGTCGGGCAGTGAGGCGTTCACCGCGCCGTTGTGGTCTTCGTCGTAGACGTGCAGCGTCACCGGCTCGCCGCGCGATTGCAGGGTGGCGGCGAACCGTAGCGTCTGGGGGGTGATGACGTCCGTGTCGCGCAAGCCCTGACCGAGGAACAGGGGTCGGTCGTAGCCGGATTCGGGCAGGCCGAGGTAGCGGGCGAGCACGCCGTGCAGATCCGGGATTTCGGCCAGCGGCCTGGCGAACAGGTCGCCGAGCACCACATCGTGCGCGGCGAGTTCCGTACCGAACGCCTCCACGCACGAGGTGCGCGCCCGCGCCACCCAGTCGCGTCCGGTCTCGGTGAGGTAGGAGCCGATGTTCAGTTCGGGGTGGGTGGTCTCCAGCCCGGCCAGGATGTACAGCACGTAGGCGGAGGTGTGCGGGCCCAGCTCGATCGGTGGCATTCCCGGCCCGAGCGGCATCAGGATGTCCTCGATGTAGGCGGGCACACCGGTGCCCACCGCGCCCCGATAGTCGAGTTCGGGCCCGCCCAGCTCGGTGGCGTACCGCGCGGTGACCACCGCCGCGCCGCCGCCCTGGGACTGGCCGACCACGGCCCACCGGCGCGCCAGGTTCGGGTACTGCGCGGTCGCCGCCCGCACCGCGTCGACGATGTTGTGCGCCTCGACCAGTCCGTTGAGGTACGGATGCTCACCGGCCGTTCCCAGCCCGGCGTAGTCGGCGGCCACCACGGCGTAGCCCTGGTCCAGCCAGGTGCCCAGGTAGGCCCAGTCCCGTTCGCGCGCCGACGGACCGGCGACGCTGTAGGCGCAGTCGTCCCCGAGACCCACGGTGCCGTGCGCCCACGCGATCACCGGCCAGCCGCCCGCGGGCGCTTCGCCGGGCGGGAAATACACGGCCGCGCTGGCGACGGTCGGCGCCTCGCCGACGGTGACGGTGTCGTAGTGGATGCGGGCCGCATCGCCGGCCCCGGGCGGGGTGGCGACCGCCGCGAGCGGCGCCACCGAGACGACGGCGCCCGGCTCGGCGTGCGCGGTGCCGGGAAGGGCGAGCAGCGTGCCCGTGCAACTGACGGCCACGGCGGCCGCGGCGACGAACTTGCGCATGGATGACTCCTGTCCGGTCGACTGCGGACCAGTCTCGCGCACGACGACCGTGCCGGCGCATCCGGCGCGGCCGTGCGGTCTACCACGGCAGTCGGTCGCACTCCTGTGCCCGGCTCGCCGATTCGACCTGCAGGGTGGCGTGGTCGATGTGATAGCGATCGGCCAGGAGTTCCTGCGCGGCGGCCAGCACGCGGTCGGTATCGGCGCCCGCCTCGACGGCCAGGTGCGCGGAGGCCACCTCCATCCCGGAGGTCAGCGTCCAGACGTGCAGGTCGTGGACCTGCGCCACGCCGGGGAGATCCGCGAGGTCGGTGCGGACCTGCTCGACGTCCATCCCGGCGGGGGCGTGCTGGAACAGGATCCGCAGCGCGTGCCGACCCAGGCTGTAGGCGCGGGGCAGGACGAACAAGCCGATGCCGATACCGATGACCGGGTCGGCGTAGCGCCAGCCGAACACCAGCGTCACCAGACCGCTGACCAGGACGCCGACGGACCCGAGCAGGTCGGCCAGCACCTCCAGGTAGGCGCCGCGCACGTTCAGGCTCTCGCCGGCGCCACGCCGCAACAGCAGCAGCGCGGCCACGTTCATCACCAACCCGACGACGGCGACCACGGCCACCGGCAGCCCCGGCACCTCGGGTGGCTCGGCCAACCGCCCCACCGCCTCGTAGAGCACCCATCCGGCGACACCGAACAGCAGCAGCGAATTGACCAGCGCGGCCAGCACCTCCGCGCGATACATCCCATAGGAGCGGTGGGCGCGATGCGCGGCACGGCGGGCCACCAGGATCGCCACCAGCGCCATCGCCACCCCGAACACATCGGTGAACACGTGCGCCGAGTCCGACAGCAGCGCCAGCGACGACGTCGACAACCCGACGACGAGCTGCGCCACGAAGGTCACCAGCCCGAGCCCGATCACCAGGCCGAGCCGCCGCACGTACTTCCCGGACGCACTACCCGCCTCGACCACCGCCACCCCGTGATCGTGTCCGTGTCCCACCGTGACCTCCTTCTCCATCGGCACCGACCCCATCGGCCGACGCCACTTCGCATCGGCCGGCTGCCGCCGACCGGAAATGATAATAACATGCGTATGTATTTATGTATCAAACCCTAGCTGTCCTGTCGGCGGCTTCGTGGCACGGGCCACAGCGCGGGCAGTCGCCCCCTCTTGTGAAACCGATCACAAATACCGACTGTCGGCGTGTTGGCGCGCCGTCAGTTGGTGACGGAAAACAGTACGGGCGTTACGGAAAAACCCGAGGTCAGCGCTACCCGCCGGTAGGTTACACGCGTGCAATCCGCAGGCTAATTTTGCAAACTTTGCAAGCCGGGGGTGAAAGCTAGCTGGAATTCGCATTTGCAACAGGTAGACGGCTATTTCCTGGTGTGCCATCGTGTGGAAGTACACCCCGAAGGCATAGCAAGCCTGCAAAACGCCGCTCCAGCAGTTCGAGCGTCACGCTCGGCCTCGCGGCACCGACCGACCAAGGAAGTGGAGTCAGAGATGTCGACCACCGGCACCCCGAAGACCGCTGAGGAGATCCAGAAGGATTGGGACACCAACCCTCGCTGGAAGGGCGTCACCCGTAACTACACCGCCGAGCAGGTGGTTGCGCTTCAGGGCAACGTCGTCGAGGAGCACACCCTCGCCCGTCGCGGCTCGGAGATCCTGTGGGACCTCGTCAACAACGAGGACTACATCAACTCGCTGGGCGCCCTCACCGGCAACCAGGCCGTGCAGCAGGTCCGCGCCGGCCTGAAGGCCATCTACCTGTCCGGCTGGCAGGTCGCCGGTGACGCGAACCTCTCG
This sequence is a window from Nocardia farcinica. Protein-coding genes within it:
- a CDS encoding aminotransferase class IV family protein, whose product is MELNGSPVTQTDLAALALIGYGHFTSMRVERGGAVRGLSQHLERLVRDCRTVFDSDLDPDRVRALVRQALPAETDGAFVVRVTVFDPHLPLGNPGADAAPQILVTWRHGQVGPLAPLRLRSAVYTRDLPRTKHVGLFGALHQRRLAQRDGFDDVLFTAPDGTISEIATSNIGVLVDGQLIWPQADVLPGVTMRLLGQTLDAEVISKPITLADLAHVDGAVATNAAVGVRAISRIDDADIPVDHAAVDRLRTEYESIPAQQI
- a CDS encoding SUMF1/EgtB/PvdO family nonheme iron enzyme, which codes for MAIVVRTWTGAEARALRAARRMSLTDFAAHLGVNPRLLSRWEAGGTAIRPRPVNQAALDTVLNQLAADELARFVEAISPDALSDARDPDVPEQPTTIRHPADGKLMARIPEGIYLAGQQNQPVWLAGYWMDVFPTTNADYARFVAAQDHPAPRHWHGQTPPPELGDHPVVWVSWTDATAYARWACKSLPTAAQWEKAARGTRGNTWPWGNQSTPAKCNIRGSGPGTTTPVATYASGVSPYGVYDMVGNTWEWTATETTTGRYQLKGSAYTSPFDRGEPAGFNDAANTMLDDDTGFRCATEDAAIKMP
- a CDS encoding alpha/beta hydrolase family protein, which gives rise to MRKFVAAAAVAVSCTGTLLALPGTAHAEPGAVVSVAPLAAVATPPGAGDAARIHYDTVTVGEAPTVASAAVYFPPGEAPAGGWPVIAWAHGTVGLGDDCAYSVAGPSARERDWAYLGTWLDQGYAVVAADYAGLGTAGEHPYLNGLVEAHNIVDAVRAATAQYPNLARRWAVVGQSQGGGAAVVTARYATELGGPELDYRGAVGTGVPAYIEDILMPLGPGMPPIELGPHTSAYVLYILAGLETTHPELNIGSYLTETGRDWVARARTSCVEAFGTELAAHDVVLGDLFARPLAEIPDLHGVLARYLGLPESGYDRPLFLGQGLRDTDVITPQTLRFAATLQSRGEPVTLHVYDEDHNGAVNASLPDSLPFVRNLFA
- a CDS encoding cation diffusion facilitator family transporter, which gives rise to MGHGHDHGVAVVEAGSASGKYVRRLGLVIGLGLVTFVAQLVVGLSTSSLALLSDSAHVFTDVFGVAMALVAILVARRAAHRAHRSYGMYRAEVLAALVNSLLLFGVAGWVLYEAVGRLAEPPEVPGLPVAVVAVVGLVMNVAALLLLRRGAGESLNVRGAYLEVLADLLGSVGVLVSGLVTLVFGWRYADPVIGIGIGLFVLPRAYSLGRHALRILFQHAPAGMDVEQVRTDLADLPGVAQVHDLHVWTLTSGMEVASAHLAVEAGADTDRVLAAAQELLADRYHIDHATLQVESASRAQECDRLPW